From Arachis stenosperma cultivar V10309 chromosome 2, arast.V10309.gnm1.PFL2, whole genome shotgun sequence, one genomic window encodes:
- the LOC130963721 gene encoding zinc finger protein ZAT5-like, with translation MEEVQLEEQQHQLLVKGKRSKRPRPPYSPSPSPPPPLEFAPIILKSNNNNMMMMPPPTTTNSATTSTTTLDDENMAYCLILLAQGHHHHHHHHHHHNNKVSSSSSSPPSSHHDDHHEKKNIYQCKTCNKSFPSSQALGGHRASHKKLLLPNNKSKSNNNNAYDHDHELEDLNTTTTTTKTTSTMLSLQVSSSNTTIITKRISTNYNNSANNSRKCKLHECSICGAGFSSGQALGGHMRRHRNFDEGDKNKKPRNHFLNLDLNLPASPEDHDQRESSKFPFQIREKVIVFSSSAPSLVDCHY, from the coding sequence ATGGAGGAGGTTCAATTAGAGGAACAACAACATCAACTTCTTGTTAAAGGCAAACGTAGCAAGCGGCCGCGGCCGCCTTATTCGCCTTCgccatcaccaccaccaccacttgAATTTGCACCAATCATCCTCaaaagcaacaacaacaacatgaTGATGATGCCACCACCAACAACTACTAATAGTGCAACTACTAGTACAACAACATTAGATGATGAAAACATGGCTTATTGTCTCATTCTATTGGCACAAGgacaccatcatcatcatcatcatcatcatcatcataataataaagtatcatcatcatcatcatcaccaccaTCATCACATCATGATGATCATCATGAGAAAAAGAATATCTACCAATGCAAGACATGTAACAAATCATTCCCTTCATCTCAAGCACTTGGTGGACATAGAGCTAGCCACAAGAAATTATTATTACCAAACAACAAATCAaagagtaataataataatgcttaTGATCATGATCATGAATTAGAGGACctcaacacaacaacaacaacaacaaaaacaacaaGCACCATGCTCTCTTTGCAAGTATCATCATCAAATACCACAATAATAACAAAAAGAATTAGTACTAATTATAATAATAGTGCTAATAATAGTAGAAAATGCAAGCTACATGAATGTTCTATTTGTGGTGCTGGATTCTCATCCGGCCAAGCATTAGGGGGTCATATGAGAAGGCATAGAAATTTTGATGAAGGTGACAAAAACAAGAAACCAAGGAATCATTTTTTGAACCTGGATTTGAATCTTCCAGCATCACCGGAAGATCATGATCAAAGAGAATCATCTAAGTTCCCATTTCAAATAAGGGAGAAAGTTATTGTCTTCTCTTCTTCTGCACCTTCTTTGGTGGATTGTCATTACTGA
- the LOC130961672 gene encoding alpha carbonic anhydrase 7-like, whose protein sequence is MMMKQQSRIKISQRILLILVTIFLIHSTKIWTSAEEVENEREFDYIKGSEKGPSHWGELNKEWEACKNGEIQSPIDLSNKRVTVVPNLGVLRKNYKPHNATLVNRGHDISLRWNGDAGSIDINGTQLFLKQCHWHSPSEHTINGRRYDMELHMVHESPEANGKTKVAVVGLLFKIGRPNPILSKLSNYIKSLVDKEEEKNIGVFDPSEIKFGGKKYYRYMGSLTVPPCTEGVIWTINKKVGTVSREQINLLREAVHDHAEKNARPTQPLNRRGIQFYNPKRKE, encoded by the exons ATGATGATGAAGCAGCAAAGCCGGATCAAAATTTCCCAACGAATTTTGCTAATACTAGTAACCATCTTTCTCATCCATTCAACAAAAATTTGGACTTCAGCGGAGGAAGTTG AGAATGAGAGAGAGTTTGATTACATAAAAGGGAGTGAGAAGGGTCCTTCACATTGGGGTGAATTGAATAAAGAATGGGAAGCATGCAAGAATGGAGAAATACAATCTCCAATTGATTTGTCAAATAAAAGGGTGACTGTGGTTCCAAACTTGGGAGTTCTAAGGAAGAACTATAAACCTCACAATGCCACTCTTgttaatagaggacatgatatTTCG CTGAGATGGAATGGAGATGCAGGATCAATAGACATCAATGGCACTCAATTATTTCTAAAACAATGTCATTGGCACTCACCTTCAGAACACACCATCAATGGCAGAAG GTATGACATGGAGCTTCACATGGTTCATGAAAGCCCAGAGGCAAATGGAAAGACCAAGGTTGCTGTTGTTGGGCTTCTGTTCAAGATTGGAAGGCCCAACCCTATACTTTCTAAG TTGTCAAATTACATAAAATCCTTAGTggataaagaagaagaaaagaacaTAGGAGTGTTTGATCCTTCAGAGATCAAATTTGGTGGCAAGAAATATTACAGATACATGGGTTCCCTCACTGTTCCTCCTTGTACTGAAGGTGTCATTTGGACCATTAACAAAAAG GTAGGAACTGTGTCTAGGGAACAAATCAATTTACTAAGAGAGGCAGTCCATGAT CATGCAGAGAAGAATGCCAGACCTACACAGCCACTGAATCGAAGAGGAATCCAATTTTATAACCCAAAACGCAAGGAATAG